One genomic window of Corallococcus silvisoli includes the following:
- a CDS encoding ABC transporter permease — translation MRASLPRILAVLLKEFTQLRRDRITYAMILVMPVMQLLIFGYAINMDPRHLPAAVLSHDTSTLANSVVATLERTGYVDVRYLPRSDAELEQLLRRGRVMLGITIPPDFTRRILKGERAQLLAEADASDPQAAAGALAAVSVLPTEALRNERVGPGVSRTAAPPFEVVVHRRYNPESRSPFHIVPGLLGIILSMTLVMMTAMAVTRERERGTMETLLSTPATPAEIMVGKLTPYVVVGLVQTVVVLGLARVLFSVPMARTPAGWLALGCGVVLFIVGNLSLGYLISTVARSQLQAMQMSLFYMLPSIFLSGFAFPFLGLPPWARLLGEVIPVTHFLRIVRGALLKDQVLADMGDDLLALGLFVLAVAGAALARSRTTLD, via the coding sequence GTGAGGGCCTCCCTGCCTCGCATCCTGGCCGTGCTGCTCAAGGAGTTCACGCAGCTGCGGCGCGACCGCATCACGTACGCGATGATCCTCGTCATGCCGGTGATGCAGCTGCTCATCTTCGGCTACGCCATCAACATGGACCCCCGGCACCTGCCGGCCGCGGTGCTGTCCCACGACACCAGCACCCTGGCGAACTCCGTCGTCGCCACGCTGGAGCGCACCGGCTACGTGGACGTGCGCTACCTGCCGCGCTCCGACGCGGAGCTGGAGCAGCTGCTGCGGCGGGGACGGGTGATGCTGGGCATCACCATCCCCCCGGACTTCACCCGGAGGATCCTCAAGGGGGAGCGCGCCCAGCTGCTCGCGGAAGCGGACGCGTCGGATCCGCAGGCCGCGGCGGGGGCGCTCGCGGCGGTGAGCGTGCTGCCCACGGAGGCGCTGCGGAACGAGCGGGTGGGTCCGGGGGTGTCCCGGACCGCCGCGCCGCCGTTCGAGGTGGTGGTCCACCGGCGCTACAACCCGGAGAGCCGTTCGCCGTTCCACATCGTGCCGGGCTTGCTGGGCATCATCCTGTCCATGACGCTGGTGATGATGACGGCCATGGCCGTCACCCGCGAACGGGAGCGCGGCACCATGGAGACGCTGCTCTCCACGCCCGCCACCCCCGCGGAGATCATGGTGGGCAAGCTCACGCCCTACGTGGTCGTGGGGCTGGTGCAGACCGTCGTCGTGCTGGGGCTGGCGAGGGTGTTGTTCTCGGTGCCCATGGCGCGCACGCCCGCGGGGTGGCTCGCGCTGGGGTGCGGCGTCGTGCTGTTCATCGTGGGCAACCTGTCGCTGGGCTACCTCATCTCCACGGTGGCGCGCAGCCAGCTGCAGGCGATGCAGATGTCGCTGTTCTACATGCTGCCCTCCATCTTCCTGTCCGGCTTCGCCTTTCCCTTCCTGGGGCTGCCGCCGTGGGCGCGGCTGCTGGGAGAGGTCATCCCCGTCACGCACTTCCTGCGCATCGTCCGGGGCGCGCTGCTCAAGGACCAGGTGCTCGCGGACATGGGCGACGACCTGCTGGCGCTGGGACTCTTCGTGCTGGCGGTGGCGGGCGCGGCGCTCGCACGTTCGCGCACCACGCTGGATTGA
- a CDS encoding WD40/YVTN/BNR-like repeat-containing protein, protein MVLPLVLLFVVPVSSGCGDDDGPGDIPDAGCRPRTCESQGFDCGEAADGCGQPLDCGTCTAPFACGVAGHANVCGCVPRTTCGPGAECGVEPDGCGGNVACGTCSAPEVCGGRGVEKTCGIPAAARECADGWCWEYPLPHGYRMEGAHFLAPDDGWVVGEDGFIQHWDGTRWTRVASGTLTELRGVHAASATDVWAVGVAGTVLHGSAGGVFAPVNSGTTRDLAAVWASGPSDVWAVGGAGTVRRNQGSGFQGVDVGTTRGLEDVWGSGPSDVWMVGQGGTLRRYDGSTVSSIDAGTNIDFHEVTGTGPNDVWTVASDDPCLICDDYGLVFRTFPTGVEQSMRSSDQLFHVFAASPSLVLTGGEGSRYAWDGTKWTATGSDANGPIAGSGPDAVWFFGAGGLVQQWNGQGWRQQAPLRTLGSARAIHGSGPADVWVVADSGRVLHWNGGGWLEPAVSPLTSDNVSGVYAASPSAAWVTTSFFRRIFRWDGTRFTMVLESPSLKLFAIHGASETDVWAVGEAGEAQHFDGAAWTRLPTGAAATLNAVWVQGPSLAVAVGEAGTLMRWDGGAWTPMSSGTSVSLKAVWGSGPTDIWAAGAGGTLLRYNGTGWSAVTSGTTATLNGLGGLSASAVWATGDSGTLLRFDGTRWTAETTGTRRAFRGVWAPSASELWLVGDSAVLHRP, encoded by the coding sequence GTGGTCCTCCCACTCGTGCTCCTGTTCGTGGTGCCGGTGTCCTCTGGCTGTGGAGACGATGATGGGCCGGGAGACATACCTGACGCGGGTTGCCGTCCGCGCACGTGCGAGTCCCAGGGCTTCGACTGTGGCGAAGCGGCGGATGGGTGTGGTCAGCCGCTCGACTGCGGAACCTGCACCGCGCCCTTCGCCTGCGGCGTGGCGGGCCATGCCAACGTCTGTGGCTGCGTGCCGAGGACGACGTGCGGCCCTGGGGCGGAGTGCGGCGTCGAGCCGGACGGCTGTGGAGGCAACGTCGCCTGCGGGACCTGTTCGGCGCCGGAGGTGTGCGGCGGACGCGGCGTGGAGAAGACCTGCGGCATCCCCGCCGCCGCGCGTGAATGCGCGGACGGCTGGTGCTGGGAGTACCCGCTGCCCCACGGCTACCGGATGGAGGGCGCGCACTTCCTCGCGCCCGACGACGGGTGGGTGGTGGGCGAGGACGGCTTCATCCAGCACTGGGATGGAACGCGCTGGACGCGAGTGGCCAGCGGAACGCTGACGGAGCTGCGCGGCGTGCACGCGGCCTCCGCGACGGACGTGTGGGCGGTGGGCGTGGCGGGCACCGTCCTGCACGGCTCCGCGGGGGGCGTGTTCGCGCCCGTGAACTCCGGGACGACGCGGGACCTCGCCGCCGTGTGGGCCTCCGGTCCGAGCGACGTCTGGGCCGTGGGCGGCGCTGGCACCGTGCGGCGCAACCAGGGGAGCGGCTTCCAGGGCGTGGACGTGGGGACGACGCGGGGGCTCGAGGACGTGTGGGGCAGCGGCCCTTCGGATGTCTGGATGGTGGGACAGGGAGGCACGCTGCGCCGCTATGACGGCAGCACCGTCTCCAGCATTGACGCGGGCACCAACATCGACTTCCACGAGGTGACGGGGACGGGCCCGAACGACGTCTGGACCGTCGCCTCCGACGACCCCTGCCTCATCTGCGATGACTACGGGCTCGTCTTCCGGACGTTCCCCACCGGCGTCGAGCAGTCCATGCGCTCGTCGGATCAACTGTTCCACGTGTTCGCCGCGTCGCCCTCGCTGGTGCTGACCGGCGGAGAGGGGTCTCGCTACGCCTGGGACGGGACGAAGTGGACGGCGACGGGCTCCGACGCCAACGGTCCCATCGCGGGCAGCGGACCCGACGCCGTGTGGTTCTTCGGCGCGGGGGGGCTGGTGCAGCAGTGGAACGGACAGGGTTGGCGCCAGCAGGCGCCGCTGCGCACGCTCGGCTCCGCGCGGGCCATCCATGGCTCGGGCCCCGCGGATGTGTGGGTGGTGGCGGATTCGGGCCGCGTGTTGCATTGGAACGGCGGCGGCTGGCTCGAACCCGCGGTCAGCCCGCTCACCAGCGACAACGTGTCGGGCGTCTACGCGGCCTCGCCGTCGGCGGCCTGGGTGACGACGTCGTTCTTCCGCCGCATCTTCCGGTGGGATGGGACCCGCTTCACCATGGTGTTGGAGTCGCCGTCGCTGAAGCTCTTCGCCATCCACGGCGCGTCGGAGACCGACGTCTGGGCGGTGGGGGAGGCGGGCGAAGCGCAGCACTTCGACGGCGCGGCCTGGACGCGGCTGCCCACGGGGGCCGCCGCGACGCTCAACGCCGTCTGGGTCCAGGGGCCGTCGCTGGCCGTGGCCGTGGGCGAAGCCGGCACCCTCATGCGCTGGGATGGCGGTGCCTGGACCCCGATGAGCTCTGGCACCAGCGTGTCCCTCAAGGCCGTGTGGGGGAGCGGCCCGACGGACATCTGGGCGGCGGGCGCGGGCGGTACGTTGCTGCGCTACAACGGCACCGGCTGGAGCGCGGTGACCAGTGGCACCACGGCCACGCTGAACGGACTGGGAGGGCTCTCCGCCTCCGCTGTCTGGGCCACGGGAGACTCCGGCACGCTGCTGCGCTTCGACGGCACGCGCTGGACCGCCGAGACCACCGGCACCCGCCGCGCCTTCCGAGGGGTGTGGGCACCGTCCGCTTCGGAGCTGTGGCTCGTGGGGGACTCGGCGGTCCTGCACAGGCCCTGA
- a CDS encoding HlyD family secretion protein: MSGQGRRSKRTIVMAALGLACIVSGIAWLRRPAPEAPPRFTGYVVSDNVYLSSPVAGMVAAVSVVRGQRVEVGTPLFRMEPTSLVARADQARAQVGQTEAQLLAQQSDVARARATLAAAQAEVDRADAEQARLLAVARAMEGAVTAQQLDLSRATLLRAQAQRDAARSEVASVGARLESLRAQLASGRAGVTAAQQQVQELAPVSPVAGRVEDVLFQQGEWAMPNAAVVSIIPDAKLKVRFYVPQGSVTSYAPGTAVAIACDGCASGMTARVDYVAPRPEYTPPIIYSLETRQKLVFLVEAVPSAPTRLLPGQPIDVTPLGTLAVGAAR, encoded by the coding sequence GTGTCAGGACAGGGCCGTCGCTCGAAGCGCACCATCGTCATGGCGGCCCTCGGGCTCGCCTGCATCGTCAGCGGCATCGCGTGGTTGCGGCGTCCCGCTCCGGAAGCACCGCCGCGCTTCACCGGCTACGTGGTCAGCGACAACGTCTACCTGTCCTCGCCGGTGGCCGGGATGGTGGCGGCGGTGTCGGTGGTGCGCGGACAGCGCGTGGAGGTGGGGACGCCGCTGTTCCGCATGGAGCCGACGTCGCTGGTGGCGCGGGCCGACCAGGCGCGCGCGCAGGTGGGGCAGACCGAGGCCCAGCTGCTCGCCCAGCAGTCGGACGTGGCCCGCGCGCGCGCCACGCTCGCCGCGGCGCAGGCGGAGGTGGACCGCGCGGACGCGGAGCAGGCCCGCCTCCTCGCGGTGGCGCGGGCGATGGAGGGGGCCGTGACGGCCCAGCAGCTGGACCTGTCCCGCGCGACCTTGCTGCGCGCCCAGGCCCAGCGCGACGCGGCCCGCTCGGAGGTGGCGTCGGTGGGCGCCCGGTTGGAGTCCCTCCGTGCCCAGCTCGCGAGCGGCCGGGCCGGCGTCACGGCCGCGCAGCAGCAGGTCCAGGAGCTGGCTCCCGTCTCCCCCGTCGCGGGCCGCGTGGAGGACGTCCTGTTCCAGCAGGGGGAGTGGGCCATGCCCAACGCCGCGGTCGTCAGCATCATCCCGGACGCGAAGCTGAAGGTGCGCTTCTACGTGCCGCAGGGGAGCGTGACGTCGTACGCCCCGGGCACCGCCGTGGCCATCGCCTGTGACGGCTGCGCTTCGGGGATGACCGCCCGCGTGGACTACGTCGCTCCACGCCCTGAGTACACGCCCCCCATCATCTACAGCCTGGAGACGCGGCAGAAGCTCGTGTTCCTGGTGGAGGCGGTGCCCTCCGCGCCCACGCGGCTGTTGCCGGGGCAGCCCATCGACGTGACCCCGCTCGGGACGCTGGCGGTGGGGGCGGCGCGATGA
- a CDS encoding ABC transporter ATP-binding protein has product MSERAIDVRGLNKSFGDRHVVRDVAISVDAGRITGFLGPNGSGKTTTLRLLCGLLTPDSGEGEVLGMDFRVRGDVIKRRTGYMTQKFSLYEDMTLEENLAFVARVHGLDQRRERVDATLHRLGLFDRRRQLAGALSGGWKQRLALAAATLHEPRLLLLDEPTAGVDPKARREFWDEIHALAAGGLTVLVSTHYMDEAERCHDIGYILHGRLIARGTAEALVRDSGLVTFLGEGPGIDRAAHLLARAEGVLSASAFGAAVHVSGLERGALEAALGPWRKEPFQWREVSPSLEDVFIQLMGRERDERYAS; this is encoded by the coding sequence ATGAGCGAGCGGGCCATCGACGTGCGCGGGCTCAACAAGTCCTTTGGCGACCGGCACGTCGTGCGCGACGTCGCCATCTCCGTGGACGCCGGTCGCATCACGGGCTTCCTGGGCCCCAACGGCTCCGGCAAGACGACGACGCTGAGGCTGCTGTGCGGGCTGCTCACCCCCGACAGCGGAGAGGGTGAGGTGCTGGGCATGGACTTCCGCGTCCGCGGCGACGTCATCAAGCGCAGGACGGGCTACATGACGCAGAAGTTCTCCCTCTACGAGGACATGACGCTGGAGGAGAACCTGGCCTTCGTCGCGCGCGTCCACGGGCTGGACCAGCGGCGTGAGCGCGTGGACGCGACCCTCCACCGGCTGGGCCTCTTCGACCGCCGCCGCCAGCTGGCGGGCGCGCTCTCCGGTGGCTGGAAGCAGCGCCTGGCCCTGGCCGCCGCGACGCTGCACGAGCCCCGGCTGCTGCTCCTGGACGAGCCCACCGCGGGCGTGGACCCCAAGGCCCGCCGCGAGTTCTGGGATGAAATCCACGCGCTCGCCGCCGGCGGCCTCACGGTGCTGGTGTCCACGCACTACATGGACGAGGCCGAGCGCTGCCACGACATCGGCTACATCCTCCATGGCCGCCTCATCGCGCGGGGCACGGCGGAGGCCCTCGTCCGCGACTCCGGGCTGGTGACCTTCCTGGGAGAGGGGCCGGGCATCGACCGCGCGGCGCACCTGCTGGCCCGGGCCGAAGGCGTGCTCAGCGCCTCCGCGTTCGGCGCCGCGGTGCACGTCAGCGGCCTGGAGCGCGGGGCCCTGGAGGCCGCCCTCGGCCCCTGGCGCAAGGAGCCCTTCCAGTGGCGCGAGGTGTCGCCGTCCCTGGAGGACGTCTTCATCCAGCTCATGGGTCGCGAGCGCGACGAACGGTACGCGTCGTGA